A section of the Meles meles chromosome 8, mMelMel3.1 paternal haplotype, whole genome shotgun sequence genome encodes:
- the CLNS1A gene encoding methylosome subunit pICln — protein sequence MSFLRSFPPPGSAEGLRQQQPETEAVLNGKGLGTGTLYIAESRLSWLDGSGLGFSLEYPTISLHAVSRDLNAYPREHLYVMVNAKFGEESKESVTEEEEDSDDDAEPIAEFRFVPSDKSALEAMFTAMCECQALHPDPEDEDSDDYEGEEYDVEAHEQGQGDIPTFYTYEEGLSHLTAEGQATLERLEGMLSQSVSSQYNMAGVRTEDSIRDYEDGMEVDTTPTVAGQFEDADVDH from the exons ATGAGCTTTCTCAGAAGTTTCCCGCCGCCTGGCTCGGCTGAGGGGCTCCGGCAGCAGCAGCCAGAGACCGAGGCTGTGCTGAACGGCAAGGGCCTCGGCACCGGCACACTGTACATCGCTGAGAG CCGCCTGTCTTGGTTAGATGGCTCTGGATTAGGATTCTCACTGGAATATCCTACCATTAGCTTGCATGCGGTGTCCAGGGACCTAAATGCCTATCCACGAGAGCATTTGTATGTTATGGTGAATGCCAAATTTGGAG AAGAATCAAAGGAATCTGttactgaagaagaagaagacagtgaTGATGATGCTGAACCTATTGCTGAATTCAGATTTGTGCCTAGTGATAAATCAGCAT TGGAGGCAATGTTCACTGCAATGTGTGAATGCCAGGCTTTGCATCCTGATCCTGAGGATGAAGACTCAGATGATTATGAAGGAGAAGAATATGATGTGGAAGCACATG aacaagggcagggaGACATCCCTACATTTTATACCTATGAAGAAGGATTATCCCATTTAACAGCAGAAGGCCAAGCCACACTGGAAAGATTAGAAGGAATGCTTTCTCAGTCTGTGAGCAGCCAATATAACATGGCTGGAGTCCGGACAGAAGACTCAATAAGAGATTATGAAG atgggATGGAGGTTGACACTACACCAACGGTTGCTGGACAGTTTGAGGATGCAGATGTTGATCACTGA